A window of uncultured Litoreibacter sp. contains these coding sequences:
- a CDS encoding FAD-dependent oxidoreductase — protein MQTTTRVAVIGGGVVGCSVLYHLTKLGWSDVMLIERSELTSGSTWHAAGGFHTLNGDTNMAALQGYTIRLYKELEEITGMSCGLHHVGGVTLADNKDRFDMLVAERAKHRYMGLETEIVSPEEIAKIAPVTNTDGIIGGLYDPLDGHLDPSGTTHAYAKAARMGGATIETHCMVRETNQRADGTWDVVTDKGTIHADHIVNAGGLWAREVGAMAGVYLPLHPMEHQYLVTEDVPEIYERDAEHPHVMDPAGESYLRQEGRGLCIGFYEQPCEPWAVDGTPWDFGHELLPDNLDKIEASVEFAYKRFPALERAGIKSVIHGPFTFAPDGNPLVGPVPGLRNYWSACGVMAGFSQGGGVGLMLAQWMIEGETERDTFAMDVARFGQWISPGYTRPKVVENYQRRFSVSYPNEELPAARPHATTPMYDIFSDLGAVWGQQYGLEVANYFAQGDEPKFETPSFRRSNAFAATAREVHAVRHAAGINEVQNFGKYRVTGPQARDWLNVIMAGRVPGEGRLSLTPMLSPKGRLIGDFTISCLGPEEFQLTASYGSQDFHMRWFDQHEERGVSVENISDRLTGFQIAGPRSRDILQACTRADLSDIRFMDVRVITVGQVACTVQRVSYTGDLGFEIYCDPMHQRALWSVLHDAGTPHGLTPFGMRAMMSLRLDKFFGSWLSEFSPDYTAAETGMDRFISFKKNADFIGRNVAEAERASPPARTLCAFEVDARDGDVSAYEPIFIGGKVVGFCTSGGYSHYAKKSVALGFVPTEQAKPGLKVQIEILGELCNATLITKPLFDADGSRMRG, from the coding sequence ATGCAAACCACCACCAGAGTAGCCGTGATCGGCGGCGGCGTCGTCGGATGTTCGGTGCTGTATCACCTCACCAAACTCGGCTGGTCCGACGTAATGCTGATCGAACGTTCAGAGCTGACCTCAGGGTCAACATGGCACGCCGCTGGCGGATTCCACACATTGAATGGTGACACCAACATGGCCGCGCTGCAGGGCTACACCATCCGGCTTTACAAGGAGCTGGAGGAGATCACCGGCATGTCCTGCGGCCTGCACCACGTCGGCGGCGTAACGCTAGCTGACAACAAGGACCGGTTCGACATGCTGGTCGCGGAGCGCGCCAAGCACCGCTACATGGGACTAGAGACGGAAATCGTCTCCCCCGAAGAGATCGCCAAGATCGCGCCGGTGACCAATACGGACGGCATCATCGGCGGGCTCTATGATCCGCTGGATGGTCACCTTGACCCCTCCGGCACGACCCACGCCTATGCCAAGGCCGCCCGCATGGGCGGGGCCACGATCGAAACCCATTGCATGGTGCGCGAGACCAATCAACGCGCGGATGGCACATGGGATGTGGTGACGGACAAGGGCACGATCCATGCCGACCATATCGTCAATGCGGGCGGGCTGTGGGCGCGCGAAGTCGGCGCCATGGCGGGCGTCTACCTGCCGCTGCATCCGATGGAGCACCAGTATCTGGTGACCGAGGACGTGCCGGAAATTTACGAACGCGATGCGGAGCATCCGCATGTGATGGATCCGGCGGGCGAAAGCTATCTGCGCCAGGAAGGGCGCGGGCTGTGTATCGGATTCTACGAACAACCCTGCGAGCCTTGGGCCGTAGATGGCACCCCGTGGGATTTCGGGCATGAGTTGCTGCCGGACAATCTCGACAAGATCGAGGCTTCGGTTGAATTCGCCTATAAACGCTTCCCGGCCCTCGAACGCGCGGGCATCAAATCGGTTATCCACGGGCCGTTCACCTTCGCGCCCGACGGCAATCCGCTGGTTGGCCCGGTGCCCGGCCTGCGCAACTACTGGTCGGCCTGCGGCGTGATGGCAGGCTTCAGCCAAGGCGGCGGCGTGGGCTTGATGCTGGCGCAATGGATGATTGAGGGCGAGACCGAACGCGACACATTCGCCATGGACGTCGCCCGTTTCGGTCAGTGGATCAGCCCCGGCTACACGCGGCCCAAAGTGGTTGAGAATTACCAACGCCGCTTTTCAGTCTCCTATCCGAACGAGGAATTGCCTGCCGCACGCCCACATGCGACGACGCCGATGTATGACATCTTCTCTGATCTGGGCGCGGTTTGGGGCCAGCAATACGGGTTGGAGGTCGCCAACTACTTCGCCCAAGGTGACGAGCCAAAATTCGAGACGCCAAGCTTCCGCCGTTCAAACGCCTTCGCCGCAACTGCGCGAGAGGTGCATGCCGTGCGCCACGCCGCCGGGATCAACGAGGTCCAAAACTTCGGCAAATACCGCGTCACTGGCCCGCAGGCGCGCGATTGGCTGAATGTGATCATGGCCGGGCGGGTTCCGGGCGAAGGCCGGCTGTCGCTGACCCCAATGCTCTCGCCCAAGGGACGGCTGATCGGGGATTTCACCATCTCCTGCCTCGGCCCGGAGGAATTCCAGCTGACCGCCAGCTATGGCAGTCAGGACTTCCACATGCGCTGGTTTGACCAACATGAGGAACGCGGCGTATCGGTCGAAAACATCTCGGATAGGTTGACCGGCTTCCAAATCGCAGGCCCCAGGTCGCGCGACATCCTGCAGGCCTGCACCCGCGCCGACCTGTCAGACATTCGCTTCATGGATGTCCGCGTCATCACCGTGGGCCAAGTGGCCTGCACCGTGCAACGGGTCAGTTATACAGGCGATTTGGGGTTCGAGATATATTGCGACCCCATGCACCAACGCGCGCTCTGGTCGGTGCTGCATGATGCGGGCACACCGCATGGCCTAACCCCTTTCGGCATGCGCGCCATGATGAGCCTACGGCTCGACAAATTCTTCGGCTCATGGCTGTCGGAATTTTCGCCCGACTACACTGCGGCCGAGACAGGAATGGATCGCTTCATCTCGTTCAAGAAGAACGCAGACTTCATCGGCCGCAACGTCGCAGAGGCAGAGCGTGCCTCGCCCCCCGCCCGCACGCTCTGCGCGTTTGAGGTTGATGCCAGAGACGGGGATGTCTCAGCATATGAACCGATTTTCATTGGCGGCAAAGTCGTAGGGTTCTGCACGTCAG